The genome window GGTCCTCGCGCGACACGCCGAGTGTCTCGGCGGCGGCGTAGAGATACAGGCCGTGACCCGCTTCGTCCTGCACCTTGGCGAGCAGGCCGAGCTTGCGGCGCAGGCTGGGCGCGCGCGTGATCCAGTTGCCCTCGGGCAGCTGGCCCACGATCTCGGAGTGCGCGTGCTGCGACATCATGCGCACGAGCTGGCGCCGGTAGGACTCGGGCATCCAGTCCTTCGGCTCGATCTTCTCGCCCGCGTCGATGCGCGCCTGAAAGCGCCGCTCGCGCTCCGCGTTGGTCACCGCCGGAGGGTATCATCCCGCCATGGCGACGGAATCGATCGGCAGGGCAGTGCGCGACGGCGTCGGCGTCCTCACGCTGAACCGGCCCGACGTGCTGAACAGCTTCAACCGCGCGATGGCGCTCGAGCTGCAGGCGGCGTTCGACGAGTGCGCGGCGCGCGGCGACGTGCGCGCCGTGCTGCTCACCGGCGCGGGCCGCGCGTTCTCGGCCGGCCAGGACCTGGCCGAGGTCATGCCGCCCGACGGCTCGGCCGGCGCCGAAGTGAGTGCCGTGATCGCCGAGAGCTACAACCCGCTGGTGCGGCGCATCACCGCGCTCGAGAAGCCCGTGGTGTGCGCGGTGAACGGCGTGGCTGCGGGCGCGGGCGCGAACATCGCCCTGGCCTGCGACTTCGTGCTGGCCGCCCGGAGCGCCTCGTTCATCCAGGCCTTCGTGAACATCGGGCTCGTCCCCGACAGCGGCGGCACGTTCTTCCTGCCGCGCCTGGTCGGCATGGCGCGCGCGAAGCAGCTGGCGCTCCTGGGCGAGCGACTCACTGCCGAGCAGGCGCTGTTCTTCGGGCTGATCTTCGCCGTGCACGAGCCCGACCGGCTCCTGCCCGAGGCCGAGGCGCTGGCCGCGCGGCTCGCGCAGATGCCCACGCTGGCGTTGGGACTCACCAAGCGGGCGCTCCACGCCTCGCAGGACTCGGACCTGGAGCGCCAGCTCGAGCTCGAGCGCGCGCTGCAGGCCATCGCCTCGAAGTCGCACGACTACCGCGAGGGCGTGAAGGCGTTCCAGGAGAAGCGCAAGCCGAAGTTCTCGGGGCGCTGAGTCAGCGCACCATGCGCCAGCAGTAGCGCGTCTTCGGGTCCTCGAAATCGGCCGGCAGCGTGGCGCGCGATACGTCTTCGATCGCGCTCGCCTCGAGTGACTCGGCTTCGAGCTTGAAGCGGCGGAAGTTGGTCGAGAACCACAGCACGCCACCGGGCGTGAGCAGCCGCAGGGTGGAGTTGATCAGCTGCACGTGGTCGCGCTGCAGGTTCATCTCGCCGCGCGTCTTCTTGCTGTTCGAGAAGGTGGGCGGGTCCAGCACCGCCAGGTCGTACGGCCCGGGGTCGCGCGCCAGGAACTCGACCGCGTCGGCGCGCACCAGCCGGTGCTCGGGTCGGTCGAGCCGGTTCAGCCGCAGGTTCTCGGCGGCCCACTCGAGGTAGGTCTTCGACAGGTCCACGCTGACCGACGACGCTGCGCCCGCCGCCGCCGCATAGACCGTGAACGCGCCCGTGTAGCAGAACAAGTTCAAGAAACGCTTGCCCGCGGCCTCGGCTCCCACGCGCGCGCGGGTCGTGCGGTGGTCGAGAAACAGCCCGGTATCGACGTAGTCGCGCAGGTTCACGCGGAAGCGGTGGCCACCCTCCGAGACCGCGAAGTAGGAGCCGCTCTGCGCCATGCGTCCGTACTGCGAGCTGCCGGGCTGGCCCGCCCGGCGCTTGGCGATCGCGCGCACGGGCGCGACCTCGAGCGCCTCGGCCGCGGCCAGGCGCATGCGCTCGAGCCAGGCGTCGTCGCGCTTCTCGTCGTCGTCGCGCGCGTACGCCGAGATGTGGAGGTGCGCCTCGTACACGTCGACCACCAGCGGCACCTCGGGGATGTCGCAGTCGTAGACGCGGTAGCAGGTGACTCCCTCGCGGCGCGCCCACTTCGCCAGGTGCTTGGCGCGCTTGCGCAGCCGGTTGGCGAGCATGGTCTCGGGCGAGTCACTCAACCGAGCACGCCCTCCGCGGCCAGCCGCGCGATCTCGTCGGCCGAGAAGCCGTGGTCGGCGAGCGCCTCGCGCGAGTGCGCGCCGAGCTCGGGCGCGACGCCCTTCGGCGCGATCTCCGCGCCCGCCAACGCGAACGGCGCGGCCATGGTCTCGAAGCGCCCGTGCTGGGGATGCTCGAGCGGCGTGAACGCGCCGATCGAGCGCGCCTGCGGGCACGCCACCACCTCGTCGAGCGTCGCCACGGGCGCCCAGATCAGCTTCTCGCGGTCGAGCGCGTGCGACCAGTGCGCGTAGTCACGACGCGCGAAGCGCTCGCCGATCGCGGCCGCCAGCTCGCGGTTCGCGGTCGTGCGCTTGGGTGGGGAGTCGAAGCGCGGATCGGCGGCCCAGCCGGGCTCCTCGACCGCCGCGCAGAAACGCGCCCAGAACGGCTGTGAGTCG of Myxococcota bacterium contains these proteins:
- a CDS encoding enoyl-CoA hydratase-related protein; amino-acid sequence: MATESIGRAVRDGVGVLTLNRPDVLNSFNRAMALELQAAFDECAARGDVRAVLLTGAGRAFSAGQDLAEVMPPDGSAGAEVSAVIAESYNPLVRRITALEKPVVCAVNGVAAGAGANIALACDFVLAARSASFIQAFVNIGLVPDSGGTFFLPRLVGMARAKQLALLGERLTAEQALFFGLIFAVHEPDRLLPEAEALAARLAQMPTLALGLTKRALHASQDSDLERQLELERALQAIASKSHDYREGVKAFQEKRKPKFSGR
- a CDS encoding class I SAM-dependent methyltransferase, with the translated sequence MSDSPETMLANRLRKRAKHLAKWARREGVTCYRVYDCDIPEVPLVVDVYEAHLHISAYARDDDEKRDDAWLERMRLAAAEALEVAPVRAIAKRRAGQPGSSQYGRMAQSGSYFAVSEGGHRFRVNLRDYVDTGLFLDHRTTRARVGAEAAGKRFLNLFCYTGAFTVYAAAAGAASSVSVDLSKTYLEWAAENLRLNRLDRPEHRLVRADAVEFLARDPGPYDLAVLDPPTFSNSKKTRGEMNLQRDHVQLINSTLRLLTPGGVLWFSTNFRRFKLEAESLEASAIEDVSRATLPADFEDPKTRYCWRMVR